One window from the genome of Cardiocondyla obscurior isolate alpha-2009 linkage group LG04, Cobs3.1, whole genome shotgun sequence encodes:
- the LOC139102331 gene encoding protein obstructor-E-like — MKGKYLIAIAFLASWTVIRADEAEKTFEAEDECPSPPDPCPPKLIKHKDCAKYYECRNGQKLVRECASNLFFSKRWNGCVNKLISDCAPPTPPPTSPPTTPIPTSEPNVCPAPPDPSPPVLLNHETDCDKYYECKNGGKALRLCAEGLFFSKKWRGCVKYEYSDCAPPTPSPTPGPGECLDGDFLAHECECNQFYQCINGRKALRYCPVNYHFNPYDKNCQEGTDCDFCKEGEFTYHECDCNMYYECKFGKRALRQCYLGTIFNGKTCVPGTCN; from the exons ATGAAAG GAAAATACTTGATCGCCATCGCCTTTTTGGCATCGTGGACCGTAATCAGAGCTGACGAAGCAGAGAAAACCTTTGAAGCCGAAGACGAGTGTCCGAGCCCACCGGACCCTTGTccgccgaaattaataaaacataaggATTGTGCCAAGTATTACGAATGCAGAAACGGGCAAAAGTTAGTACGTGAATGCGCGTCCAATCTATTCTTTAGTAAAAGATGGAACGGCTGCGTTAATAAACTGATTTCGGATTGTGCGCCTCCAACTCCTCCGCCAACTTCTCCACCTACGACTCCAATTCCGACTTCGGAACCTAATGTATGTCCGGCACCACCGGATCCTTCTCCGCCAGTATTATTAAACCACGAGACAGATTGTGACAAGTATTACGAATGCAAAAACGGTGGAAAGGCATTGCGTTTATGTGCGGAGGGGCTGTTCTTTAGTAAAAAATGGCGCGGTTGCGTCAAATATGAATATTCGGATTGTGCTCCGCCAACTCCGTCTCCAACTCCAGGTCCAGGCGAATGTCTAGATGGTGATTTCCTGGCGCACGAATGCGAGTGTAATCAATTCTACCAATGTATAAACGGTCGGAAAGCTCTGCGTTACTGTCCAGTTAACTATCATTTTAATCCTTACGACAAAAATTGCCAGGAAGGTACAGATTGTGATTTCTGCAAAGAAGGCGAATTTACGTATCACGAGTGCGATTGCAACATGTATTACGAATGTAAATTCGGTAAGCGGGCTTTGCGTCAATGTTATTTAGGAACGATCTTTAACGGAAAGACATGCGTTCCTGGAACCtgcaattaa
- the Su(var)2-10 gene encoding E3 SUMO-protein ligase PIAS3 isoform X1, with the protein MADTEELENMVLSFRVSELQMLLGFAGRNKSGRKNELQARALELLRLRSHPAIRLKIRELYKTIQADQMATHQMYGQTGSSSEPQIDQNMHNRNYYSTRQAMSQQQQQQASVTAGKELPPAHQASLPQAPRTNPVYPSTGYTSVAPQRTTNTAYNPYQQPVYPSKVLPNPLQIQSTSQYPVHPDVRLKKLPFFDMLGELLKPSSLMPQGSIRLQENTFLFHLTPQQATDIASSRDCRAGSKMDYVVQVQMRFCLQETSCEQEDYFPPNIAVKVNGKLCPLPNPIPTNKPSVEPKRPPRPINISPLVKLSPTVGNEIRVTWSADYGRRYAIAVYLVRKLSSAELLNRLKNRGVRHSDYTRGLIKEKLNEDADSEIATTSLRVSLACPLGKMRMCTPCRSSTCSHLQCFDASLFLQMNERKPTWNCPVCDKAALYDNLVIDGYFQEVLNSNKLLPDVNEIQLLQDGSWENLVLKKEKDKDKEKSETTKPTTDSRENKIDVDTVDLDETNPTPAPKEKKRAVVIDLISDSEDDDDDNTPTQSTKKSASGIPSPKKSQASSISSTSESPELMIIDLE; encoded by the exons ATGGCGGATACCGAGGAGCTCGAG AATATGGTATTAAGTTTTCGAGTGTCTGAGCTTCAGATGCTTCTTGGTTTTGCCGGTAGAAATAAATCCGGCAGAAAGAACGAGTTACAAGCACGTGCATTAGAATTATTACGGTTAAGATCACACCCAGCTATTCGGCTAAAAATACGTGAATTGTACAAAACAATAca GGCAGATCAAATGGCAACACATCAAATGTATGGCCAAACTGGTAGTTCATCTGAGCCACAAATTGACCAAAATATGCacaatagaaattattattcaacaag ACAAGCAATGAGCcaacaacaacagcaacaGGCATCAGTTACTGCAGGGAAAGAATTACCTCCAGCACATCAAGCATCTTTACCTCAGGCACCTAGGACCAATCCAGTATATCCATCAACTGGTTATACTAGTGTAGCACCACAG CGTACTACAAATACAGCTTATAATCCATATCAACAGCCTGTATATCCTAGTAAAGTTTTACCAAATCCGTTACAAATACAATCTACAAGTCAATATCCAGTTCATCCTGATGTTAGGTTGAAAAAACTTCCATTTTTTGATATGTTGGGTGAATTATTGAAACCTTCTAGTTTAATGCCACAAGGATCGATAAGATTGCAAGaaaatacgtttttatttcatttaacaCCACAACAAGCGACAGATATTGCTAGCTCTCGTGACTGTCGAGCTGGCAGTAAAATGGACTATGTTGTACAG gTACAAATGCGATTCTGTTTGCAAGAAACGTCATGCGAACAAGAAGATTATTTTCCTCCAAATATTGCAGTAAAAGTTAATGGGAAATTGTGTCCTTTACCT AATCCTATACCTACTAATAAACCTAGTGTAGAGCCGAAGAGACCGCCACGGCCTATCAATATTAGTCCCTTGGTGAAATTGTCACCTACAGTTGGAaatgagattcgcgttacatGGTCTGCCGATTATGGTAGGCGATACGCAATCGCAGTTTACCTCGTCAGAAAGTTATCTAGTGCGGAATTACTCAATAGACTAAAAAATAGAGGCGTAAGACACTCCGATTACACTAGAGGTTTAA ttaaggagaAATTAAATGAAGATGCAGATAGCGAAATAGCCACTACGTCATTAAGAGTATCGTTAGCATGTCCTTTAGGAAAGATGAGAATGTGCACGCCATGTCGCTCATCAACATGCTCTCATCTGCAATGTTTTGACGCTTCTTTGTTCCTTCAAATGAATGAACGAAAACCTACTTGGAATTGTCCAGTTTGTGACAAAGCGGCACTTTACGATAATCTTGTAATCGATGGATATTTTCAAGAGGTTCTTAACTCAAACAAGTTACTGCCAGATGTGAACGAAATTCAGTTACTACAAGACGGTTCGTGGGaaaatttagtattaaaaaaagaaaaagacaaagataaagaaaaaagcgaaacAACAAAACCTACGACTGATTCACGAGAAAATAAGATTGATGTGGATACAGTAGATTTAG aTGAAACCAATCCTACTCCAGCgccaaaagagaaaaaacgtGCAGTTGTTATCGATTTAATATCAGACAGCGAGGACGATGATGACGATAATACGCCAACTCAAAGTACAAAGAAATCGGCTAGTGGCATTCCATCGCCAAAGAAATCACAGGCTAGCTCTATTAGTAGTACAAGTGAATCGCCCGAATTAATGATAATCGATTTAGAATAA
- the Su(var)2-10 gene encoding E3 SUMO-protein ligase PIAS3 isoform X2, with the protein MVLSFRVSELQMLLGFAGRNKSGRKNELQARALELLRLRSHPAIRLKIRELYKTIQADQMATHQMYGQTGSSSEPQIDQNMHNRNYYSTRQAMSQQQQQQASVTAGKELPPAHQASLPQAPRTNPVYPSTGYTSVAPQRTTNTAYNPYQQPVYPSKVLPNPLQIQSTSQYPVHPDVRLKKLPFFDMLGELLKPSSLMPQGSIRLQENTFLFHLTPQQATDIASSRDCRAGSKMDYVVQVQMRFCLQETSCEQEDYFPPNIAVKVNGKLCPLPNPIPTNKPSVEPKRPPRPINISPLVKLSPTVGNEIRVTWSADYGRRYAIAVYLVRKLSSAELLNRLKNRGVRHSDYTRGLIKEKLNEDADSEIATTSLRVSLACPLGKMRMCTPCRSSTCSHLQCFDASLFLQMNERKPTWNCPVCDKAALYDNLVIDGYFQEVLNSNKLLPDVNEIQLLQDGSWENLVLKKEKDKDKEKSETTKPTTDSRENKIDVDTVDLDETNPTPAPKEKKRAVVIDLISDSEDDDDDNTPTQSTKKSASGIPSPKKSQASSISSTSESPELMIIDLE; encoded by the exons ATGGTATTAAGTTTTCGAGTGTCTGAGCTTCAGATGCTTCTTGGTTTTGCCGGTAGAAATAAATCCGGCAGAAAGAACGAGTTACAAGCACGTGCATTAGAATTATTACGGTTAAGATCACACCCAGCTATTCGGCTAAAAATACGTGAATTGTACAAAACAATAca GGCAGATCAAATGGCAACACATCAAATGTATGGCCAAACTGGTAGTTCATCTGAGCCACAAATTGACCAAAATATGCacaatagaaattattattcaacaag ACAAGCAATGAGCcaacaacaacagcaacaGGCATCAGTTACTGCAGGGAAAGAATTACCTCCAGCACATCAAGCATCTTTACCTCAGGCACCTAGGACCAATCCAGTATATCCATCAACTGGTTATACTAGTGTAGCACCACAG CGTACTACAAATACAGCTTATAATCCATATCAACAGCCTGTATATCCTAGTAAAGTTTTACCAAATCCGTTACAAATACAATCTACAAGTCAATATCCAGTTCATCCTGATGTTAGGTTGAAAAAACTTCCATTTTTTGATATGTTGGGTGAATTATTGAAACCTTCTAGTTTAATGCCACAAGGATCGATAAGATTGCAAGaaaatacgtttttatttcatttaacaCCACAACAAGCGACAGATATTGCTAGCTCTCGTGACTGTCGAGCTGGCAGTAAAATGGACTATGTTGTACAG gTACAAATGCGATTCTGTTTGCAAGAAACGTCATGCGAACAAGAAGATTATTTTCCTCCAAATATTGCAGTAAAAGTTAATGGGAAATTGTGTCCTTTACCT AATCCTATACCTACTAATAAACCTAGTGTAGAGCCGAAGAGACCGCCACGGCCTATCAATATTAGTCCCTTGGTGAAATTGTCACCTACAGTTGGAaatgagattcgcgttacatGGTCTGCCGATTATGGTAGGCGATACGCAATCGCAGTTTACCTCGTCAGAAAGTTATCTAGTGCGGAATTACTCAATAGACTAAAAAATAGAGGCGTAAGACACTCCGATTACACTAGAGGTTTAA ttaaggagaAATTAAATGAAGATGCAGATAGCGAAATAGCCACTACGTCATTAAGAGTATCGTTAGCATGTCCTTTAGGAAAGATGAGAATGTGCACGCCATGTCGCTCATCAACATGCTCTCATCTGCAATGTTTTGACGCTTCTTTGTTCCTTCAAATGAATGAACGAAAACCTACTTGGAATTGTCCAGTTTGTGACAAAGCGGCACTTTACGATAATCTTGTAATCGATGGATATTTTCAAGAGGTTCTTAACTCAAACAAGTTACTGCCAGATGTGAACGAAATTCAGTTACTACAAGACGGTTCGTGGGaaaatttagtattaaaaaaagaaaaagacaaagataaagaaaaaagcgaaacAACAAAACCTACGACTGATTCACGAGAAAATAAGATTGATGTGGATACAGTAGATTTAG aTGAAACCAATCCTACTCCAGCgccaaaagagaaaaaacgtGCAGTTGTTATCGATTTAATATCAGACAGCGAGGACGATGATGACGATAATACGCCAACTCAAAGTACAAAGAAATCGGCTAGTGGCATTCCATCGCCAAAGAAATCACAGGCTAGCTCTATTAGTAGTACAAGTGAATCGCCCGAATTAATGATAATCGATTTAGAATAA
- the Su(var)2-10 gene encoding E3 SUMO-protein ligase PIAS3 isoform X3, with protein MATHQMYGQTGSSSEPQIDQNMHNRNYYSTRQAMSQQQQQQASVTAGKELPPAHQASLPQAPRTNPVYPSTGYTSVAPQRTTNTAYNPYQQPVYPSKVLPNPLQIQSTSQYPVHPDVRLKKLPFFDMLGELLKPSSLMPQGSIRLQENTFLFHLTPQQATDIASSRDCRAGSKMDYVVQVQMRFCLQETSCEQEDYFPPNIAVKVNGKLCPLPNPIPTNKPSVEPKRPPRPINISPLVKLSPTVGNEIRVTWSADYGRRYAIAVYLVRKLSSAELLNRLKNRGVRHSDYTRGLIKEKLNEDADSEIATTSLRVSLACPLGKMRMCTPCRSSTCSHLQCFDASLFLQMNERKPTWNCPVCDKAALYDNLVIDGYFQEVLNSNKLLPDVNEIQLLQDGSWENLVLKKEKDKDKEKSETTKPTTDSRENKIDVDTVDLDETNPTPAPKEKKRAVVIDLISDSEDDDDDNTPTQSTKKSASGIPSPKKSQASSISSTSESPELMIIDLE; from the exons ATGGCAACACATCAAATGTATGGCCAAACTGGTAGTTCATCTGAGCCACAAATTGACCAAAATATGCacaatagaaattattattcaacaag ACAAGCAATGAGCcaacaacaacagcaacaGGCATCAGTTACTGCAGGGAAAGAATTACCTCCAGCACATCAAGCATCTTTACCTCAGGCACCTAGGACCAATCCAGTATATCCATCAACTGGTTATACTAGTGTAGCACCACAG CGTACTACAAATACAGCTTATAATCCATATCAACAGCCTGTATATCCTAGTAAAGTTTTACCAAATCCGTTACAAATACAATCTACAAGTCAATATCCAGTTCATCCTGATGTTAGGTTGAAAAAACTTCCATTTTTTGATATGTTGGGTGAATTATTGAAACCTTCTAGTTTAATGCCACAAGGATCGATAAGATTGCAAGaaaatacgtttttatttcatttaacaCCACAACAAGCGACAGATATTGCTAGCTCTCGTGACTGTCGAGCTGGCAGTAAAATGGACTATGTTGTACAG gTACAAATGCGATTCTGTTTGCAAGAAACGTCATGCGAACAAGAAGATTATTTTCCTCCAAATATTGCAGTAAAAGTTAATGGGAAATTGTGTCCTTTACCT AATCCTATACCTACTAATAAACCTAGTGTAGAGCCGAAGAGACCGCCACGGCCTATCAATATTAGTCCCTTGGTGAAATTGTCACCTACAGTTGGAaatgagattcgcgttacatGGTCTGCCGATTATGGTAGGCGATACGCAATCGCAGTTTACCTCGTCAGAAAGTTATCTAGTGCGGAATTACTCAATAGACTAAAAAATAGAGGCGTAAGACACTCCGATTACACTAGAGGTTTAA ttaaggagaAATTAAATGAAGATGCAGATAGCGAAATAGCCACTACGTCATTAAGAGTATCGTTAGCATGTCCTTTAGGAAAGATGAGAATGTGCACGCCATGTCGCTCATCAACATGCTCTCATCTGCAATGTTTTGACGCTTCTTTGTTCCTTCAAATGAATGAACGAAAACCTACTTGGAATTGTCCAGTTTGTGACAAAGCGGCACTTTACGATAATCTTGTAATCGATGGATATTTTCAAGAGGTTCTTAACTCAAACAAGTTACTGCCAGATGTGAACGAAATTCAGTTACTACAAGACGGTTCGTGGGaaaatttagtattaaaaaaagaaaaagacaaagataaagaaaaaagcgaaacAACAAAACCTACGACTGATTCACGAGAAAATAAGATTGATGTGGATACAGTAGATTTAG aTGAAACCAATCCTACTCCAGCgccaaaagagaaaaaacgtGCAGTTGTTATCGATTTAATATCAGACAGCGAGGACGATGATGACGATAATACGCCAACTCAAAGTACAAAGAAATCGGCTAGTGGCATTCCATCGCCAAAGAAATCACAGGCTAGCTCTATTAGTAGTACAAGTGAATCGCCCGAATTAATGATAATCGATTTAGAATAA
- the Nachrbeta2 gene encoding nicotinic acetylcholine receptor beta2 isoform X1, whose amino-acid sequence MEIKVLTILLNVFGLAYGNRMLFEANPDTKRLYDDLLSNYNRLIRPVLNNTETLTVRLGLKLSQLIEMNLKNQVMTTSVWVEQVSHILACFTFAVVIEFYSRTVLTLISICFLQKWFDYKLQWDPQEYGGIDMLYVPSENIWLPDIVLYNNADGNYEVTLMTKATLKYTGEVSWKPPAIYKSSCEINVEYFPFDEQSCLMKFGSWTYNGAQVDLKHVKQESGNNLVAIGIDLTDFYLSVEWDILEVPASRNEEFYPCCKEPYSDITFNITMRRKTLFYTVNLIIPCVGITFLTVLVFYLPSDSGEKVSLCSSILLSLTVFFLLLAEIIPPTSLAIPLLGKYLLFTMILVTLSIWITVCVLNVHFRSPSTHNMSPWVRQAFLNWMPRFLMMRRTPYSTPEYDDTYMDSAYTNEIDYSVSDYPLELKGSPDAFESVTSTYKSIRDDDARHIPHASVTDSENTMPKHLSPDVIAALKGVRFIAQHIKDADKDNEVIEDWKFVAMVLDRFFLWIFIVACIGGTLGIICQAPSLYDTRVPVDQLLSNISHRTYMYPPQNTTIFNEV is encoded by the exons ATGGAGATAAAGGTGCTCACAATTTTGCTCAATGTCTTCGGTCTCGCTTACG GTAACAGAATGCTTTTCGAAGCAAATCCCGATACTAAGAGACTCTACGATGATTTATTGTCCAATTATAATAGATTGATACGTCCTGTTCTTAATAATACAGAGACTTTAACAGTTCGGCTGGGATTAAAGTTATCACAATTAATAGAAatg aatttaaaaaaccaAGTGATGACAACCAGTGTTTGGGTGGAGCAGGTCAGTCATATATTAGCTTGTTTCACTTTTGCAGTAGTGATCGAGTTTTATAGTCGGACAGTCCTTACGCTGATATCTATCTGTTTCTTGCAGAAgtggtttgattataaattacagtGGGATCCACAAGAGTATGGTGGTATTGATATGTTATATGTGCCTTCCGAGAACATATGGCTTCCGGATATTGTTCTATATaacaa TGCCGACGGAAATTACGAGGTAACGTTAATGACAAAGGCCACTTTAAAATACACTGGCGAAGTATCGTGGAAACCACCGGCCATTTATAAGTCATCTTGTGAGATTAATGTAGAATATTTCCCATTCGATGAGCAATCGTGTCTTATGAAATTCGGCTCATGGACTTACAACGGCGCTCAg GTAGATCTGAAGCACGTGAAACAGGAGTCTGGTAACAATCTTGTTGCAATCGGTATAGATCTCACCGATTTTTATCTATCTGTAGAATGGGATATCTTGGAAGTACCAGCGTCACGTAACGAAGAATTTTATCCATGCTGTAAAGAACCTTATTCGG acATTACATTCAACATCACGATGAGAAGAAAAACTCTATTTTATACCGTTAATCTTATTATACCTTGCGTTGGCATTACATTTTTAACGGTGCTGGTTTTTTATCTACCCAGTGATTCCGGTGAAAag GTATCATTATGTTCTTCCATCCTTCTTTCGTTGACGGTGTTCTTCTTGCTCTTAGCCGAGATCATTCCGCCGACGTCACTAGCTATACCTTTGCTCGGAAAATATTTGCTGTTCACAATGATTTTAGTTACTCTGTCCATTTGGATCACCGTCTGCGTCTTAAACGTACACTTTCG aTCTCCTTCTACGCATAATATGTCGCCATGGGTAAGACAAGCATTTTTAAATTGGATGCCAAGGTTTTTAATGATGCGCCGCACGCCATATTCTACACCGGAGTACGATGACACTTATATGGATAGTGCCTACACTAATGAAATAGATTACAG TGTAAGTGATTATCCTTTGGAATTGAAAGGGAGTCCAGATGCGTTTGAAAGTGTCACTTCGACATATAAAAGTATTAGAGATGATGATGCGCGACACATACCACATGCATCCg TTACTGACAGCGAAAATACGATGCCGAAACATTTATCCCCAGATGTCATAGCTGCTCTCAAAGGTGTACGTTTTATTGCTCAACATATAAAAGACGCAGATAAAGATAATGAG GTCATAGAAGATTGGAAATTCGTAGCTATGGTTTTGGACagattttttctttggatATTTATAGTCGCATGTATTGGTGGTACATTAGGGATAATATGTCAAGCACCTAGTCTGTATGACACGCGAGTACCTGTGGACCAATTACTTTCTAATATATCACATCGCACTTATATGTATCCACCACAAAATACAACGATATTTAACGAAGTATAA
- the Nachrbeta2 gene encoding nicotinic acetylcholine receptor beta2 isoform X2: MEIKVLTILLNVFGLAYGNRMLFEANPDTKRLYDDLLSNYNRLIRPVLNNTETLTVRLGLKLSQLIEMNLKNQVMTTSVWVEQKWFDYKLQWDPQEYGGIDMLYVPSENIWLPDIVLYNNADGNYEVTLMTKATLKYTGEVSWKPPAIYKSSCEINVEYFPFDEQSCLMKFGSWTYNGAQVDLKHVKQESGNNLVAIGIDLTDFYLSVEWDILEVPASRNEEFYPCCKEPYSDITFNITMRRKTLFYTVNLIIPCVGITFLTVLVFYLPSDSGEKVSLCSSILLSLTVFFLLLAEIIPPTSLAIPLLGKYLLFTMILVTLSIWITVCVLNVHFRSPSTHNMSPWVRQAFLNWMPRFLMMRRTPYSTPEYDDTYMDSAYTNEIDYSVSDYPLELKGSPDAFESVTSTYKSIRDDDARHIPHASVTDSENTMPKHLSPDVIAALKGVRFIAQHIKDADKDNEVIEDWKFVAMVLDRFFLWIFIVACIGGTLGIICQAPSLYDTRVPVDQLLSNISHRTYMYPPQNTTIFNEV, from the exons ATGGAGATAAAGGTGCTCACAATTTTGCTCAATGTCTTCGGTCTCGCTTACG GTAACAGAATGCTTTTCGAAGCAAATCCCGATACTAAGAGACTCTACGATGATTTATTGTCCAATTATAATAGATTGATACGTCCTGTTCTTAATAATACAGAGACTTTAACAGTTCGGCTGGGATTAAAGTTATCACAATTAATAGAAatg aatttaaaaaaccaAGTGATGACAACCAGTGTTTGGGTGGAGCAG AAgtggtttgattataaattacagtGGGATCCACAAGAGTATGGTGGTATTGATATGTTATATGTGCCTTCCGAGAACATATGGCTTCCGGATATTGTTCTATATaacaa TGCCGACGGAAATTACGAGGTAACGTTAATGACAAAGGCCACTTTAAAATACACTGGCGAAGTATCGTGGAAACCACCGGCCATTTATAAGTCATCTTGTGAGATTAATGTAGAATATTTCCCATTCGATGAGCAATCGTGTCTTATGAAATTCGGCTCATGGACTTACAACGGCGCTCAg GTAGATCTGAAGCACGTGAAACAGGAGTCTGGTAACAATCTTGTTGCAATCGGTATAGATCTCACCGATTTTTATCTATCTGTAGAATGGGATATCTTGGAAGTACCAGCGTCACGTAACGAAGAATTTTATCCATGCTGTAAAGAACCTTATTCGG acATTACATTCAACATCACGATGAGAAGAAAAACTCTATTTTATACCGTTAATCTTATTATACCTTGCGTTGGCATTACATTTTTAACGGTGCTGGTTTTTTATCTACCCAGTGATTCCGGTGAAAag GTATCATTATGTTCTTCCATCCTTCTTTCGTTGACGGTGTTCTTCTTGCTCTTAGCCGAGATCATTCCGCCGACGTCACTAGCTATACCTTTGCTCGGAAAATATTTGCTGTTCACAATGATTTTAGTTACTCTGTCCATTTGGATCACCGTCTGCGTCTTAAACGTACACTTTCG aTCTCCTTCTACGCATAATATGTCGCCATGGGTAAGACAAGCATTTTTAAATTGGATGCCAAGGTTTTTAATGATGCGCCGCACGCCATATTCTACACCGGAGTACGATGACACTTATATGGATAGTGCCTACACTAATGAAATAGATTACAG TGTAAGTGATTATCCTTTGGAATTGAAAGGGAGTCCAGATGCGTTTGAAAGTGTCACTTCGACATATAAAAGTATTAGAGATGATGATGCGCGACACATACCACATGCATCCg TTACTGACAGCGAAAATACGATGCCGAAACATTTATCCCCAGATGTCATAGCTGCTCTCAAAGGTGTACGTTTTATTGCTCAACATATAAAAGACGCAGATAAAGATAATGAG GTCATAGAAGATTGGAAATTCGTAGCTATGGTTTTGGACagattttttctttggatATTTATAGTCGCATGTATTGGTGGTACATTAGGGATAATATGTCAAGCACCTAGTCTGTATGACACGCGAGTACCTGTGGACCAATTACTTTCTAATATATCACATCGCACTTATATGTATCCACCACAAAATACAACGATATTTAACGAAGTATAA
- the LOC139102333 gene encoding geminin-like produces MEKTVGPKAKERKPLQVLQPAGTDKNTLVGADRIFKSNKSKEIKSKQNSMGTVKKDVAKHKKVVKKNKAAQTEQKKNIKIKADDLMSDNPSENYWQILAEKRQMALVDTLEDNKKLVEHITKLKETNQIYKEMLDEMKTLTEVLLGKTDVN; encoded by the exons ATGGAGAAAACGGTCGGTCCTAAA GCCAAGGAGAGGAAACCTTTGCAGGTATTGCAGCCAGCAGGTACTGATAAAAACACTTTAGTCGGTGCTGACAGAATCTTCAAATCTAACaaatcaaaagaaataaaatccaaGCA aaACTCAATGGGAACAGTTAAAAAAGATGTGGCTAAACATAAAAAAGTGGTCAAAAAGAATAAAGCTGCCCAGActgaacaaaagaaaaatatcaaaattaaagcAGATGATTTAATGTCAg ATAATCCTAGTGAGAACTATTGGCAAATTTTGGCTGAAAAAAGACAAATGGCACTTGTGGATACCTTGGAAGACAATAAAAAACTTGTAGAGCATATTACAAAGTTAAAAGAGACGAATCAAATCTATAAGGAAATGTTAGATGAAATGAAAACCCTTACTGAAGTCTTACTAGGTAAAACTGATGTAAattga